In Choloepus didactylus isolate mChoDid1 chromosome 18, mChoDid1.pri, whole genome shotgun sequence, a single genomic region encodes these proteins:
- the TEFM gene encoding transcription elongation factor, mitochondrial: MNVPSFLVAGGRWRCFPIPLRSLLFQTLHNSCCREKSTATKKITPNIAFCDGNTKECGNAFDKLFSLEQQASILHVLNTASNKELEAFKLLRGRKSINIVQYREKFGPFQNLESLMNVPFFQYKTTIQVCNSILCPDTRGKKRKSQENRLLGKLLKPDIGRERLKAVNSIVSIVFGTRRIAWAHLDRKLTVLDWQQDECCRLLKGTYPSSVYLEEISSVISKMPKADFYILEKTGLSTQNSSLFPILLHFHIIEAMLYALLNKTFAQDGQHQVLSMNRNAVGKHFELMISDTRTSGKELVKQFLSESVLKAEPRVFFPLDKVVRYRQMFSSTEQNRVEELYDSLLQAIAFYELAVFDAEP, from the exons GGAGATGGAGATGCTTTCCAATTCCACTGAGGTCACTGCTGTTTCAGACACTACATAATTCCTGCTGTCGGGAAAAATCCACTGCAACTAAGAAAATTACTCCCAACATTGCTTTTTGTGATGGAAATACAAAGGAGTGtggaaatgcatttgacaaactcTTCTCTTTGGAACAGCAGGCTTCCATCTTGCATGTGTTGAATACAGCATCTAATAAAGAACTTGAAGCCTTCAAATTGCTACGTGGAAGAAAGTCCATCAATATTGTACAGTACAGAGAAAAGTTTGGGCCATTTCAGAATTTGGAGAGTTTAATGAATGTGCCCTTTTTTCAGTATAAGACTACCATTCAAGTTTGTAACTCCATTCTCTGTCCAGatacaagggggaaaaaaagaaaatcacaggaaAATCGGCTCTTGGGAAAGCTCCTCAAACCAGATATAGGAAGAGAGAGACTAAAG GCAGTTAATAGTATCGTATCAATTGTTTTTGGTACTCGAAGAATTGCCTGGGCTCACCTTGATCGCAAATTGACAGTACTGGACTGGCAACAAGATGAATGTTGTAGATTATTGAAAGGAACATACCCATCATCTGTCTATTTAGAAGAG atttcttcAGTCATTTCAAAGATGCCTAAAGCTGATTTCTATATTCTGGAAAAAACAGGACTTTCAACTCAGAACTCGTCTCTGTTTCCTATACTGTTGCATTTTCATATCATAGAAGCCATGCTGTACGctttattaaataaaacatttgccCAGGATGGCCAGCATCAGGTGCTGAGCATGAACAGAAATGCAGTAGGGAAGCACTTTGAACTGATGATCAGTGACACGCGGACTAGTGGAAAAGAACTAGTGAAGCAGTTTCTCTCAGAGTCTGTACTGAAGGCAGAGCCTAGGGTATTCTTCCCATTGGATAAAGTAGTCCGCTACAGACAGATGTTTTCATCTACTGAACAAAACAGAGTAGAAGAGTTATATGATTCATTATTACAAGCTATTGCATTCTATGAGTTAGCAGTTTTTGACGCTGAGCCTTAA